The following DNA comes from Terriglobales bacterium.
CAGCGCGTAGCCGACACCTCCAAATTGCTGCTCGACATCTCGCAGAAATCGCGCGAAGAGGTGCACCAGGGCATTACGACCATGGATAAGACCACCGACGGCCTGAGCCGGATCAACGGAGCAATACAGGCTACCGGGCAAATTATTGATGCGTTGGGCAAGCGCGCTGACAGCATTGGCAATATCGTTGAGGTGATTGACGATCTGGCCGAGCAAACCAACCTTCTGGCCTTGAATGCAGCCATTGAAGCCGCCCGGGCCGGTGAACACGGTGCAGGATTTGCTGTCGTGGCCGATGAAGTCCGCAAATTGGCGGAAAAATCAGCCGCTTCGGCCAAGGAAATCTCCGATTTGATCGCCAGTATCCAGAACGAAGCCCGCCAGGCGGTGGACAAAATGGAAAAGAGCACAACCATTGTCAACGAGGGACTGGCCTTCGGCAACGACCTGCAGAATGCGCTCAAGAAAATTTCTTACGTTGTGACCGAGGTATATAAATACGCCCAGGAGATCGGGGCGGCCACCAGCCAGCAATCGCACGGCTCCACGCAAATAGCAAAAGCTACAACCCGGCTCAATGAGATCACACATGAAATCAACTCTTCGGTCGAAGAGCAGGCTGCCGGCGCACAGGCCGTGGTGCGCGCCATGGAAAAAATGCGCGAACTGATTGCGCAAAACACTTCAGGTTCGACCGAACTGGCGAGCTCAGCAGAGCAGATGTCCAAGATGTCGCGCAATCTGCTGGAAACCATGGACCGCTTCGTGCTGGAAACCGGCGGCAACGGTGCTGGTACTCTGCGCAGCCGTGCCGAAGCGCAGACCGCCAGCTACGCTTCAGCGGCGAAGTCCTAGGAACAGAACATGTCGAAACCTCTACATGTTATCGGCTTCAGCATCGGACGCGAGACTTTCGGTGTCCCCATCGAACTCGTGCATCAAATCGTCGGTGTGCCTGAAATTACTGCTGTCCCCGAATCGCCGGATTGTGTGGAAGGCGTGATTAACCTGCGTGGAAAAATTGTTTCCATTGTCGATTTACGCAAACGCTTCGGGGAAAAAGAAATTCAGAAACACAGGAAAAACCGTGTTCTGGTTGTCGAAGTGAACGGCAAAATGGTTGGCTTGATCGTTGATTCAGCCTCCGAGGTCCTTAAAATCCCTCACTCTGAAATTGAGCAGCCGCCCAGTGTTTTCGAGGAAGGCGAGCTGAATTACGTTACCGGGGTGGGCAAGCTGAATGGCCGGCTGATTATCCTGGTTGATCTTACAAAGATTCTGCAGCGGGGCGAATTGCGGCGCGTGGGTGAATTTGCGGAAACTCAGGAGAGTGATGGAAATTCTTCATCCTCAGACAGAGAATCAGCCGGGCCCATGGGTGGCACCGTCAAGGTGCACTGAACGGACATATAGAAAACACTGATGACTACATCTGTCATTCCGATCCAGCTTTCTCAAGCCGAACTGAGGTTGCTGCAAACGCTGATCTATCAGGAATGCGGCATGTTTTTCGATGAACGCCGCGTTGATTTCTTACAGGACCGGCTTCAGCGCAGGCTCAAAGCTACCGGCCTGGATACGTTCTACAGTTATTACCGGCTGCTCATCAGCAATGAGGGCAGGAGTGAACTCTCCGCGCTGGTAGAAAACCTGACGGTCAACGAAACCAGCTTTTTCCGTAATAAGCCCCAGCTCGACCTGTTTCACAAGACAATTTTGCAGGAGATTCTGCACTACAAGCAGCAGCGCCGCGATTTCACGTTGCGCGCATGGAGTGCAGGCTGTTCCACTGGGCAGGAAGCTTACACCATGGCTATGCTGATCTGCGATGCGCTGGCCTACTACTATCTGCGTAATCCGCTTCCTTTCGAGATGCCTTTACCTAAACCCATGGTTCCCCCTCCATGGAAAGTGGAAATCCTGGCGTCGGACATCAGCTACTCGGTTTTGCGGATTGCCCAGGAAGGGATTTATCCGGAAAAACACATGGAACCGGTGGATTACACCTACCGTTTGCGCTATTTTGACAAGGTAGGCGACCGCTATGCGGTCAAAAAGGGCCTCAAAGAGCTGGTTCATTTCGACTTTCATAACTTGAAAACGGAATTTTTGCCGCAACGCAATGACATAATTTTCTGCCGCAATGTGATGATTTATTTCGACGAGGCAGAACAGAAGCGGTTGCTGAATAAGTTTTATCGCTGCCTGAACTCCGATGGCTACCTGCTCACCGGGCATGCAGAAAGCCTGTTGGCGCTGACTGATAAGTTCAAGATGATCCATCGGGACAACGGAACGGTATACCAGCGAATCGAGGTGCAGGTGTGAGTTTCTTCCCCGAAGAACCCGGATCGGATTTGAAGGAGCTGTTCTTCGAGAGCGCGCGCGAGCTTTTGCAGGCGCTCAACAACGAAGGCATGCGCCTGGAAGAAAATCCTCACGATGAAGAGACTGTCCGCAGCCTTCGGCGCGCCGTGCATACGCTGAAAGGAGACTCTGCTGTCTGCGGTTACAACGAAATCAGCGAGTTAGCGCACGAGTTGGAAGACGTGCTGACGCCGGAACAGGCGAAACTCCATACCGCAGCCATGGCCGAGATGGTGTTACGTGCCGCCGATCTCTTCGACACCATGCTCACAGCGTATCGCAACAATGCGACGCTGCCCGAGAGCCATGTTCTGCGCGCCTCCATTCGCAAGCTGGCTGGATCGAGCGCTGCGCAGCCCGGGGAAAAGAGACAAAGCCGGGGAGAGCCCGATGACAGACTCGCGGGTTTTTCGTGGACGGAGAATCAGCAACTGGTGATTGCCAACGCGGCTTCTGAAGGGAAGAAAATCCTGCTGGTAGCGATCGTTATTGACAACCTTTGCCCCATGCGTGCTGCTGCCTTGCAACTGGTACGCAATGTTCTGGAAGAAGCCGGAACTTTGCTGGCTATCCAGCCCGAGGATGCATCCGCCAAGAACATCAATGTTATTGAGGCGGCGGTGGCAACCGATGTGGATGTTGACTGGCTTATTCGCAAGTGCCAGATTCCTGCTGTGGTCTCGGACATCATGGTGCGTCCTTATGACACGTCGAAAACCAAGCCCGCATCCGGCGACGGTACGCCGAGAGACGTAGCCGACAGCAACACCTCGAAGTCCACGACTTCGAAGCCCACGACTTCATCTTCTCCTCCGCCATCGCAGGCCACATCTCCGGGCAGCGCGCCAAAACAGGGAGCATCAAAACAGGGAAAGGAAAAAGCTCAGGAACAACCGGAGCAAGTGCCGGTGCCGGCTCCCGTTTCTCCCCGAGAGCCTGCGACTCAGCCTGCCGCTGGCACGCCGGTTGCAACTATGGCTGCAGCCGATTCCACTCTCCGCGTGGACGTGGAGCGCATTGATACCCTGATGAATCTCGTAGGCGAACTTATCCTGGGCAAATCCATGCTGCACCAGACCATAACAGAGTTCGAGAAAAGCTTCCGCAAACACCCGCTGCATGTCCGCTTCAATGACGCCCTGGGCTTCCAGGCACGAGTGCTGAACGAGTTGCAGAAGTCCGTCATGAAAATCCGCATGGTCCCGGTGGAGCAGCTCTTCCGCCGGTTTCCACGTTTGGTGCGTGACGTGGCCAAGGCCCGCGGACGCGAGGTCCGTCTTGAAATCAGCGGAGAAAACACCGACCTCGATAAAAGTATCCTCGACGCGATGGGAGAGCCGCTCACCCATATCTTGCGCAATGCCGTGGACCACGGCATTGAATCGGCGGCTGAACGCGTTGCGCTCGGCAAACCGGAATATGGCACGCTTGCGCTTAAGGCTTATCACCAAGGCAATCAGATGGTGATTGAAGTCAGGGACGACGGCCGCGGCATTGATCGCGATAAGGTTGTTGCCCGGGCCGTTGAATCGAAAGTTATAACCCGGCAAGAGGCCGCTGAACTCTCCGAGAGCGACGCCTTGGACCTGATCTTTCATCCCGGCCTCAGCACTGCCGAAAAAGTTACAACCATTTCCGGACGCGGCGTAGGTATGGACGTGGTCAAAACCGTGCTGGAACGGCTGAAGGGCTCCGTGCACATTGAAACCAGGCCGAAGATGGGGACCACGTTTTACCTGAAGGTCCCCCTCACGCTGGCGATCATGAAGGGCCTGTTGTTCCATGCCGGCGACCGGCTCTATGCGTTGCCTCTGAGCTCAGTGGTCGAGATCACACGCGCCTATGAGAAAGATTTCCATCGTGTGGACCGCCGCGAAGTCCTGCAACTGCGTGAACACATCGTTACTCTGATCCGGCTCGGTAAGTTGAATCCACAAGCCGCCCCTTCCACTTCCCGAAAGAGATTTGTCATTGTCGTCAATATGAACGAGAACCGCTTTGGATTGGTTGTAGATAAACTTGTAGGAGAGCAGGAACTGGTCATCAAGGCGCTGGATGATCAGTGGATCGCAACCGACTTAGTGAGCGGAGCTTCCATTTTAGGAGACGGTACCGTTGTTCTGGTGCTGAACATGGCCGCCGTGATCTCCAAGCTCGGAAGAGAGCGGGGAATGGGGCTATACTCCGGGAAGAAAGGAGCTACCGCATGAGCGACAAGAAAATAGACAAGAAAATAAGAGTGCTGGTCGTAGACGACTCCGCGCTCATGCGTAAGCTGCTCCCACAGATTCTGCAGCGTGATAAGACCATTGAAGTAGTGGGTACGGCCATGGATGGGACCTTCGGGCTGAAAAAAATCGAGGAGCTTCGCCCCGATGTCATTACCCTCGATCTGGAAATGCCCCGCATGGATGGGACCGAAATGCTTCGTCAGATCATGCGCACACGCAAGATTCCGGTCATCGTTGTGAGCGCGTATTCCACGGCAGGAGCGGCAGCAACCTTCAAGGCACTGGCGATGGGGGCCTTTGATTTTGTCGCCAAGCCGCGGGATTCAGCCCAGGACCACATGGAAGAGATTGCCAATGAACTCATCAGCAAGATCAAAGTCGCAGCCAAGGCCGGCTCCGACCGCTGGCTAGGCAAGAGCTTCCCGGCAAATGGTGATCTGAAGCCGCCGCTCAAGCCGGCGGTCCGGTACAAAGGCGCAGCTTCCAGAATCATCGCGATTGGCAGCTCAACCGGCGGGCCTAACACTCTGCAATACCTGCTCTCACAACTGCCTGGGGATTTCGCCGGCGCCATGGTTGTGGTGCAACATATGCCGGAGGGATTTACAGAAATGTTTGCTAAGCGGCTGGATGAGAGTTGCGCGCTTGAGGTCAAAGAGGCAGAATCGGGGGAGTTGCTGACTGCCGGCAAGGTGCTGATTTGTCCGGGAAGCCGGCACATCCGGGTGAGACGTATGCAGCAGGGAGATATGGTTGTGCTGTCCAATGAGCCCCCAGTGAACGGTCATCGTCCCTCGGTAGATCTGCTGTTCCGCTCGGTGGCCCAGGAGCTTGGCCCGAGTGCGATTGCAATCCTGATGACGGGAATGGGCGATGACGGCGCTGATGCCCTGGGCGTGGTCCGGGCTGCCGGTGGATTCACCATCGCACAAAGCGAAGAGTCATGCGTAGTCTTCGGCATGCCCAAGGCGGCCATTGACAAAGGATTCGTGAGCCGGGTGGTCCCGCTGGAATCCATGGCCAACACATTGATGGTTCATTGTTCCGTCGGGGCCGTCAGTGAAAAGTAAAACCTCGGAGAGGCCGCGAGCAGAAAGATAAAGATTTTAAAGATTGATAAAGATTTAAAGATATAAAGATTCAAGGCAGGAGCGTGAAAGCTCCTGTATCAGTGGAGGAGAGCAGCTATGAGTCAGTTTCCGGTGCTGTTGCGCAGCAAAGACCGGCTGCCAGTGCGTTATTTGATTGTGGATGATTCGGTTTTCGCGCGTAAGAATCTGGCCAAGATGGTGGAATCTTATGGCGGCAAGGTGGCGGGCGAGGCCGGCGACGGCTGCACCGCCATCACGGAATA
Coding sequences within:
- a CDS encoding CheR family methyltransferase — encoded protein: MTTSVIPIQLSQAELRLLQTLIYQECGMFFDERRVDFLQDRLQRRLKATGLDTFYSYYRLLISNEGRSELSALVENLTVNETSFFRNKPQLDLFHKTILQEILHYKQQRRDFTLRAWSAGCSTGQEAYTMAMLICDALAYYYLRNPLPFEMPLPKPMVPPPWKVEILASDISYSVLRIAQEGIYPEKHMEPVDYTYRLRYFDKVGDRYAVKKGLKELVHFDFHNLKTEFLPQRNDIIFCRNVMIYFDEAEQKRLLNKFYRCLNSDGYLLTGHAESLLALTDKFKMIHRDNGTVYQRIEVQV
- a CDS encoding chemotaxis response regulator protein-glutamate methylesterase, which gives rise to MSDKKIDKKIRVLVVDDSALMRKLLPQILQRDKTIEVVGTAMDGTFGLKKIEELRPDVITLDLEMPRMDGTEMLRQIMRTRKIPVIVVSAYSTAGAAATFKALAMGAFDFVAKPRDSAQDHMEEIANELISKIKVAAKAGSDRWLGKSFPANGDLKPPLKPAVRYKGAASRIIAIGSSTGGPNTLQYLLSQLPGDFAGAMVVVQHMPEGFTEMFAKRLDESCALEVKEAESGELLTAGKVLICPGSRHIRVRRMQQGDMVVLSNEPPVNGHRPSVDLLFRSVAQELGPSAIAILMTGMGDDGADALGVVRAAGGFTIAQSEESCVVFGMPKAAIDKGFVSRVVPLESMANTLMVHCSVGAVSEK
- a CDS encoding chemotaxis protein CheW; this translates as MSKPLHVIGFSIGRETFGVPIELVHQIVGVPEITAVPESPDCVEGVINLRGKIVSIVDLRKRFGEKEIQKHRKNRVLVVEVNGKMVGLIVDSASEVLKIPHSEIEQPPSVFEEGELNYVTGVGKLNGRLIILVDLTKILQRGELRRVGEFAETQESDGNSSSSDRESAGPMGGTVKVH
- a CDS encoding chemotaxis protein CheA produces the protein MSFFPEEPGSDLKELFFESARELLQALNNEGMRLEENPHDEETVRSLRRAVHTLKGDSAVCGYNEISELAHELEDVLTPEQAKLHTAAMAEMVLRAADLFDTMLTAYRNNATLPESHVLRASIRKLAGSSAAQPGEKRQSRGEPDDRLAGFSWTENQQLVIANAASEGKKILLVAIVIDNLCPMRAAALQLVRNVLEEAGTLLAIQPEDASAKNINVIEAAVATDVDVDWLIRKCQIPAVVSDIMVRPYDTSKTKPASGDGTPRDVADSNTSKSTTSKPTTSSSPPPSQATSPGSAPKQGASKQGKEKAQEQPEQVPVPAPVSPREPATQPAAGTPVATMAAADSTLRVDVERIDTLMNLVGELILGKSMLHQTITEFEKSFRKHPLHVRFNDALGFQARVLNELQKSVMKIRMVPVEQLFRRFPRLVRDVAKARGREVRLEISGENTDLDKSILDAMGEPLTHILRNAVDHGIESAAERVALGKPEYGTLALKAYHQGNQMVIEVRDDGRGIDRDKVVARAVESKVITRQEAAELSESDALDLIFHPGLSTAEKVTTISGRGVGMDVVKTVLERLKGSVHIETRPKMGTTFYLKVPLTLAIMKGLLFHAGDRLYALPLSSVVEITRAYEKDFHRVDRREVLQLREHIVTLIRLGKLNPQAAPSTSRKRFVIVVNMNENRFGLVVDKLVGEQELVIKALDDQWIATDLVSGASILGDGTVVLVLNMAAVISKLGRERGMGLYSGKKGATA